The DNA segment GCTGATTGCGGAAGGGACTGACGAGGCCGAGGAACGCCGACGAAATCTTCAGGAGCTAGTGAATGCTGCCTTGCAGTACCAAGAGGAGAACCAGGAAAGTGACTTGGAAGGGTTTTTGGCGTCAGCCGCATTGTCCAGCGATGTAGACAACAAAGACACAGAAACAGGCCGCGTTAATCTGATGACTCTGCACAGCAGTAAAGGGTTAGAGTTCCCCGTGGTTTGCCTTGTTGGGTTGGAGCAAGGTCTGTTACCGAGCTACCAGTCGCTGAATAGCCGTGCGTCATTGGAAGAAGAGCGTCGCCTTTGCTACGTGGGAATCACACGTGCCAAAGAGCGTCTTTTTCTTTCCCATGCTAGCGAGCGTCGTCTTTGGGGTAGCACACGAGAAGCGGCTATGCCCTCGGTATTTCTCTCAGAACTGCCAGAGGCTCTTATACAAGGGGATCTTCCGCGTGGTAGTAAAGCAAACCTAAGGGGCGAGCACCGTCTGAATCGACTTGCCCACATCCGTCGTAATCGACCATCGACTGCATTAGCTAATGCCGCGTGCCATCGTAAAATGGAACAAGACCCAAGTCGCAATTGGACTGTTGGAGACAGGGTCACCCACGCCAGCTTTGGCATCGGCGAGATCACCCATACCTTTGGGAGTGGAGAAACGATTTCGATTGCTGTCAAGTTTGTAGGAATGGGGTCAAAGATCTTGGACCCGCGCCTGGCACCGATCGAGCTGGTGAACGGCATCAATGATTGACTCTCTTATATCAGCTAGGCTCGTTATTGGTCCGAGGGTTGGGTCTGATGCAAGTATCCTCTTGGGTTTAGCCCTTAAGTGGTCGTCCCAGTATCATTAGTTTTGAGAAGAACGGTACGTACGGGTGTTGGAGCAGCTTCGTGTTTGTGAATCCCAATAAATGTCTTCAGGGATTGCGCAGTAATTTTCACTTAAAACGATCTTATGCCTGTGGTGGACTTGCCAGCTCAGGCGTCCGGCGTGGAGGCCGTTGCTTGCTAAAAAGTTTTTCTGTCCCTGAGTCTTGCGGTTCGGTTACCGTCTGTTATTAAGACGAACAGGGGATTAGTACACAGCAACGACTTGCTTGGGCCGGTTTGGTCCAGCAGCTTAATCTTCCTCCAGTAACCAACGGCCCGTGCCGACCGTCGTCCACCAGCCGATTCCGATTTTTATTGGCTATGACCCACGTGAGCGTGCTGCCACTAATGTGCTCATCGATAGTCTGTATCAGCACAGCAGCGTGCCGCTGGCAATCACCCCATTGGTGGCTCCTCAACTAGTGAATCAAGGGTTGTTTCATCGTGAGCGAGATCCAAAGCAGAGCACAGCATTTTCTTTCACGCGCTTTCTTGTTCCCTATTTAATGGGATATCGGGGCTGGGCACTATTCATGGATTGCGATATGCTTTGTCGCTCTGATATCAAAGCTTTATGGGATCAGCGAGATGATTGTTACGGTGCCATGTGTGTTCAACATGAGTACGTGCCAGGTGAGACTATGAAGTTTCTTGGTGAAGCGCAGAGCAATTATCCAAAGAAAAATTGGAGTTCCTTAATGCTGCTGAATTGCAGCCGCTGCACCAACCTTACAGTTGATTACGTGAATACGGCGACGGGTTTGCAATTGCATCGTTTCCATTGGTTAGAAGGCGATCACGACATCGGGGCCATCAAGGGAGGATGGAACCATTTGGTAGATGTGCAGCGCCTTCCAGATCAAGAGGAGCCAACGCCGATGTTGCATTGGACTCTTGGTGGCCCCTGGTTTCGTAAACAGCGCACCATGGGAGGTCGCTTGGCTGCGGAATGGTTTAGCGCCCGTGATGACGCGATGAAGCTCTGGGATTGATGGCAATTCAAAGATGTTTGGTGGCTGTCCCAGCTCGTTTGCAGTCGTCGCGGCTGCCGAATAAACTGCTGGCAGACATCGGTGGTAAACCGATGATTAGGAGAGTACTCGACCATTGTCGTGAATCGAGCGAGGTGGATGCGGTGATACTTTGCACCGATAGCCAAGAGCTTCGGCAACACGCAATAGACTGGGGATTCCCTGTACTTATGACTGCCAACTCCTGCAGCTCCGGTAGCGAGAGAATTGCTTCGGTCGCTGATAAACTGATCGCCGCCGCCTGGGGAGCTCCAAGCCCAGTTCCTGATCAAACAGGCATAATCAACGTCCAGGGGGATCAGCCATTTATCGAATCTAACATTATTGATGATGTGGCGACTAACCTTCGCCGGCTTGACCCTACTACAGCCGTCGTAACCCCTATTTATAGTTTGAAGCCTGAAACTATCCACGATCCTAACGTGGTTAAGGTTTTGTTGGCCCACGATGGAAGGGCCCTCTACTTCTCCCGTTCGGCTATTCCCCACGTGCGCAATGTGGATCGATCTGAATGGTATCTGCACACGACTTTCTGGGGACACGTCGGCATATATGGCTTCCGAGGGGACGTGCTGGTTAACTGGAATCATCTCCCAGTTTCACCTCTAGAGGGTTTGGAACGACTTGAGCAACTTCGCCTCATCGAGGCCGGGCACACCATCGCTACCTTTAAAGTGCAGGGAAACTTTCTATCGGTGGATACTGCGGAACAGCTAGAGCAAGCTCGGGCGATAGTCTGACACTCCTGGCGACTGAGATTGATTGATTTCAACAGATGTTGCATCAGCTACGGCTTGGCGGTTAGTGCCCAGCGACGTAATCAGTGTCGCTTACAAACCGGTGCACAGCAGTTGTGGCAGGTAAATAGGTAGCGGCCTAGCACCGCTGTTACGTCATGCAAAACCGTCGTGCCGGTGTGGCCGACTTTGACCCGTTAGCTTTCATGAGGTTTCTTCGCAAGGAAACCTTCGGCGTGTTGCAAAAGTGCTACTAAGCTGTGTATTGCGAATGAACGTTTGTAGAACTCAGTAAAACCAAAATTTGGGGGTAGAAATGTATATAAAGGCATCTATGATATGCCCATAAAGGTCTTATAAGAAAGTGTACAATTGAGCGGCTAGACTGGCATTGTGAGTCGTCTCAGCACGCTCGCTAATTATTCATATTCTTATATCGATCGAACGAGAAAACGTTGACTTTGCCAGATGAATAATTTTAGTCAGTAAGCATTTCGGGGAAAGTCAAAACATCGAAAATGTACTTACTTTCAGAAAACTGAGGTTGGCATACTATTTAACGATTGACTTGGGTGTATGTAGCCAAGATGCAGTACCTGCCTATGGACACTAGAGACTTAGCAAAAACCTCCACAATGCAATATTTAGTTATCGTAATCACGCCAACCGTTACGCTTTAAACCTTGCCAGCGCCCACGGGCTTTTAGGATCGCCTCCGCGAGTTCCCTAACGGCACCGTGACCCCCCTGTCTGCGCAGAACAGCATTGGCCCTACACCGAACTGCTGAGCACGCGTCGGCGGGTGCGAGTAGCAGTCCTACGACTGGTCGAACGGCTAAATCATTCAGATCATCGCCTAGGAAAGCTGTCTCAGCTACACCGACACCAAGTTGGTGTTGGAGTTCAGTTAGGGCAGCCAGCTTATCCTTAATGCCTAGCAAACAGTGTTGGATTTCAAGCTGACGAGCTCTACGGTCGGCTGCTTCCCCGTGGCTACCGCTAAGGAAGGCTATCTCCATACCTGTTTGTTGTAACAAACGAATGCCGAGTCCGTCACGTGCATCAAAGCGTTTGATCAACTGGCCGCTGGCATCAAACCAAAGTCCCCCATCGGTAAGAACACCGTCTACGTCCAAAACAAGCAGTTTGATCTGGCTTAAGCGTTGCCTTAGTCTCCACCAGTACAACCTTCTCATATCAAGCCTGCTCGCACAAGATCATGCAGCCGCAGTAACCCCATGAGTCGTCTGTCATGCTCAACAACAGGAAGGACAGAAATAGGTTTACGTCGGTTGTTTTCCATCTGTTCAAGAGCCTTTATCACCAACACATCGCTATGCACTGTGATTGGATCGACTGTCATTAAGTCTGAGGCTGTAAGAGTTGTCCAGGTTTCAGCATTGTGATTTTGAAGAGCGCGACGCAGGTCACCATCAGTGAGAAGTCCCACCAGGTGGCCTGGTGATGTTGGATTTTCGACCCAGCCACTGCCTATTCCATCCCGAGTTAGGCCACTAATCACATCCGGCAAGGGTGTCTGCAGTTGCAATGGATGCAATTCACTAGCCGGAATCATTAGGTCAGCGGCTGTTAGAGTAAGCTGCTTTCCGAGGGAGCCGGCTGGGTGATTGAGTGCGAAGTCAGCTGGAGAGATACCACGACGTTCCATCCACACCGTAGCCAAAGCATCGCCAATAGCCATAGCGACAGCGGTGCTGGCGGTTGGGGCTAGATTTAATGGACAGATTTCGCGGTCAACACTGGCTTCCAGCACAACATTGCTGCCGCGGGCTAGGGAGGAATTAGCTCGTCCGACAATGGCTATTCTGCCGGTACCCCGGCGTTTTAGGTGAGGCAGTACTTCTAGCAATTCAGTAGTTTCGCCGCTGTTGGACAGCGTTAGGCAGACGTCGTCAGGTGCCACAACGCCTAGATCGCCATGCAAAGCGTCGAGGGGATTTAAGTACAATGCCATCAGGCCGATCGACGAGAAAGTGGCAGCAATTTTGCGAGCTACGATGCCGCTTTTACCGACCCCGGTAATCACAAGT comes from the Synechococcus sp. M16CYN genome and includes:
- the kdsB gene encoding 3-deoxy-manno-octulosonate cytidylyltransferase, with protein sequence MAIQRCLVAVPARLQSSRLPNKLLADIGGKPMIRRVLDHCRESSEVDAVILCTDSQELRQHAIDWGFPVLMTANSCSSGSERIASVADKLIAAAWGAPSPVPDQTGIINVQGDQPFIESNIIDDVATNLRRLDPTTAVVTPIYSLKPETIHDPNVVKVLLAHDGRALYFSRSAIPHVRNVDRSEWYLHTTFWGHVGIYGFRGDVLVNWNHLPVSPLEGLERLEQLRLIEAGHTIATFKVQGNFLSVDTAEQLEQARAIV
- a CDS encoding phosphatase, whose amino-acid sequence is MRRLYWWRLRQRLSQIKLLVLDVDGVLTDGGLWFDASGQLIKRFDARDGLGIRLLQQTGMEIAFLSGSHGEAADRRARQLEIQHCLLGIKDKLAALTELQHQLGVGVAETAFLGDDLNDLAVRPVVGLLLAPADACSAVRCRANAVLRRQGGHGAVRELAEAILKARGRWQGLKRNGWRDYDN
- a CDS encoding KpsF/GutQ family sugar-phosphate isomerase encodes the protein MSALTRCLQEEASAIATAAKRLSSDQVEAAIRLLERCADQKAKLVITGVGKSGIVARKIAATFSSIGLMALYLNPLDALHGDLGVVAPDDVCLTLSNSGETTELLEVLPHLKRRGTGRIAIVGRANSSLARGSNVVLEASVDREICPLNLAPTASTAVAMAIGDALATVWMERRGISPADFALNHPAGSLGKQLTLTAADLMIPASELHPLQLQTPLPDVISGLTRDGIGSGWVENPTSPGHLVGLLTDGDLRRALQNHNAETWTTLTASDLMTVDPITVHSDVLVIKALEQMENNRRKPISVLPVVEHDRRLMGLLRLHDLVRAGLI